A section of the Entelurus aequoreus isolate RoL-2023_Sb linkage group LG21, RoL_Eaeq_v1.1, whole genome shotgun sequence genome encodes:
- the armc7 gene encoding armadillo repeat-containing protein 7, with the protein MWKKESDRFEFLQTLVTEFQDTDSDEAKEQVLANLANFAYDPKNVDFLKQLQVPDLFLDMLSEDNHNFVEFGMGGLCNLSTEPDCRDAILQGGGVSLITNCLSSPREETVLSAITTLMNLVTPSSRQEISQAGLVQCMLRFSLSESPRLRNLAAIFLQDCCSQEEVSRAQQQTTGQQTVVGIPLPRD; encoded by the exons ATGTGGAAGAAAGAATCTGACCGCTTTGAGTTCTTACAAACGCTCGTCACGGAGTTCCAGGATACGGACAGCGATG AGGCTAAGGAGCAAGTTCTAGCCAATCTGGCCAACTTTGCGTATGATCCAAAGAACGTGGACTTTCTGAAGCAGCTGCAGGTGCCTGACCTCTTCTTGGACATGCTCTCAGAGGACAACCACAACTTTGTGGAGTTCGGAATGG GCGGGCTGTGCAACCTCAGCACCGAGCCGGACTGCCGTGACGCCATCCTGCAGGGGGGCGGGGTCTCCTTGATCACAAACTGTCTGTCCAGTCCCAGGGAGGAGACCGTGCTGTCCGCCATCACCACCCTCATGAACCTGGTCACCCCGTCCTCGCGCCAGGAGATCAGCCAGGCCGGCCTGGTGCAGTGCATGTTGCGCTTCTCCCTCAGCGAGAGCCCCCGCCTGCGCAACCTGGCCGCCATCTTCCTGCAGGACTGCTGCAGCCAGGAGGAGGTCTCACGAGCCCAGCAGCAGACCACGGGACAGCAGACTGTGGTCGGCATCCCGCTGCCCAGGGACTGA